A section of the Armatimonadota bacterium genome encodes:
- a CDS encoding SDR family NAD(P)-dependent oxidoreductase, with product MSPVAVVTGVGKPTGLGFEVCRQLAQEGFKVILTARNSDAASELASTLAAEGLSVEGRQLDISSDESIRQFANSVQTVDVLINNAVGMAPWGETASNPDFAAVQSVLDTTLFGTWRLTVALLEKLKASPGGRIVNVSSGAGSFHDTIFGVFSGNPMGTSYPLSKAALNVLTAKLAQELRDSNLKINAVCPGFTATFPGGAEMGARPASESAKGVVWAATLPSDGPTGGFFRDRKPLDW from the coding sequence ATGAGTCCCGTTGCAGTAGTCACCGGAGTTGGAAAGCCCACCGGGCTCGGATTTGAAGTTTGTCGACAGCTCGCCCAAGAAGGATTCAAAGTCATCCTCACCGCGCGCAATAGTGATGCGGCTTCCGAACTCGCATCTACGCTTGCCGCCGAGGGACTTTCCGTGGAGGGGAGGCAACTGGATATATCCAGCGACGAATCCATTCGCCAGTTTGCCAATTCTGTCCAAACTGTCGACGTATTGATCAACAACGCTGTTGGCATGGCCCCCTGGGGAGAAACCGCCTCTAATCCAGATTTCGCCGCCGTCCAATCGGTCCTAGACACAACCCTCTTTGGAACTTGGAGATTGACAGTAGCTCTTCTTGAGAAATTGAAAGCCTCTCCCGGCGGGCGAATCGTCAACGTGTCGAGCGGTGCGGGCTCATTCCACGACACCATTTTTGGAGTCTTTTCGGGAAACCCGATGGGGACTTCGTACCCACTATCAAAGGCCGCTCTCAATGTGTTGACGGCGAAGCTGGCCCAAGAGCTAAGGGATTCGAATCTAAAAATCAATGCCGTCTGCCCAGGATTCACTGCTACGTTTCCAGGCGGTGCCGAAATGGGAGCCAGACCAGCATCAGAGAGTGCGAAAGGCGTGGTTTGGGCGGCGACGCTTCCGTCCGACGGCCCTACCGGAGGGTTTTTTCGAGATCGAAAGCCGCTCGACTGGTGA
- the hisB gene encoding imidazoleglycerol-phosphate dehydratase HisB, whose amino-acid sequence MSKSAPGVRFAEVDRETKETRIHVVLDLDGGTKQDISTGIGFFDHMLQQLAFHGQFDVGIEAEGDLFIDDHHTVEDVGIVLGRAFHEALESNTGIERYGVAVVPMDEALIQAVVDISGRGGFYTDVEFKRERVGELSTECVREFWKSFAVNAGLTLHIRKFAGDNDHHVVEGMFKSVGRALHAATTRVERQGSTSTKGRIG is encoded by the coding sequence ATGAGCAAGTCCGCGCCGGGAGTCAGGTTCGCAGAGGTTGATCGAGAAACGAAGGAGACTCGGATTCATGTGGTGCTGGATCTTGACGGTGGTACCAAGCAGGACATCTCCACCGGAATCGGCTTCTTCGATCATATGCTCCAGCAGCTTGCTTTTCACGGTCAGTTTGACGTGGGAATTGAAGCTGAGGGCGATCTGTTTATCGACGACCATCATACGGTGGAAGACGTCGGTATCGTTCTGGGGCGCGCATTTCATGAGGCTCTGGAGTCCAACACCGGGATTGAACGGTATGGTGTTGCGGTCGTACCAATGGACGAGGCACTGATTCAAGCCGTCGTCGATATCAGCGGAAGGGGCGGATTTTACACGGATGTTGAGTTCAAGCGGGAACGAGTGGGCGAACTCTCGACCGAGTGCGTTCGCGAGTTCTGGAAGTCCTTCGCGGTGAACGCGGGGCTGACCCTACATATTCGAAAATTTGCCGGTGACAACGATCACCACGTTGTTGAAGGCATGTTCAAGTCGGTGGGACGCGCTCTCCATGCTGCGACGACCCGAGTCGAGAGACAGGGAAGTACATCAACAAAAGGTCGGATCGGTTAG
- the rpsD gene encoding 30S ribosomal protein S4, which produces MATYRGRKTDICRTVGYDIWGRPNSPVTKRPYPLGQHGPNLKDRRQSEYGEQLLAKQVIRRYYNMLEKQFSNTFKKAQRMSGNTSLNFLRLLELRLATAVWRLGYAKTIFQARQMVSHCHILVNGKVVNIASFQLKVGDVVEVRDRKSSRDIARNNNYEGAPVPAYIEANVQGMNGKIIAMPEREDFPKFFQEQQVVEFYAR; this is translated from the coding sequence ATGGCAACTTATCGAGGAAGAAAGACAGACATCTGCCGCACTGTCGGCTACGACATTTGGGGGCGACCAAACAGCCCTGTTACCAAGCGCCCATACCCGCTCGGTCAGCACGGCCCGAACCTGAAGGATCGACGGCAGTCCGAATACGGCGAGCAGCTTTTGGCCAAGCAGGTCATCCGACGCTACTACAACATGCTCGAGAAGCAGTTCTCGAACACGTTCAAGAAAGCGCAGCGAATGAGCGGCAACACCTCGCTTAACTTCCTTCGCCTTCTCGAGCTTCGACTCGCAACCGCAGTCTGGCGACTCGGATACGCAAAGACGATCTTCCAAGCCCGTCAGATGGTCAGCCACTGCCACATCCTGGTCAACGGAAAGGTCGTTAACATCGCTTCCTTCCAACTAAAGGTCGGCGATGTCGTCGAAGTCCGAGATCGAAAGTCGAGCCGAGACATCGCTCGAAACAACAACTACGAAGGTGCTCCGGTTCCTGCGTACATCGAGGCCAACGTTCAAGGAATGAACGGAAAGATCATCGCCATGCCAGAGCGAGAAGATTTCCCTAAGTTCTTCCAAGAGCAGCAGGTCGTCGAATTCTACGCTCGTTAA
- a CDS encoding SRPBCC family protein translates to MLVLQILLLAFILLLIYVQSRPNDFRYERSRLINASTEKVFEQVNEFRNWEKWSPWIEMEPTAVLTYGDKTEGEGAFYRWDGKKTGSGSCTILRSAPHLAVDVALEFEKPMKSSARADFKLVPEGAGTRVSWIMSGTNNFIAKFFGVLFNSEKMISKSFDRGLERIAQLVE, encoded by the coding sequence ATGCTTGTTCTTCAAATCCTACTGCTTGCCTTTATTCTGTTGCTCATCTATGTCCAGTCCCGGCCCAATGACTTCCGGTATGAACGGTCAAGATTGATCAACGCTTCGACAGAAAAGGTGTTCGAGCAAGTCAACGAATTCCGGAACTGGGAAAAGTGGTCCCCCTGGATTGAGATGGAACCAACCGCAGTTCTGACTTACGGAGACAAGACCGAAGGCGAGGGCGCATTCTATCGATGGGATGGCAAGAAAACCGGCTCAGGCTCCTGCACCATCCTTCGCTCTGCTCCACACCTCGCGGTCGATGTCGCACTCGAGTTTGAGAAGCCCATGAAGTCCTCAGCCCGGGCCGACTTCAAACTCGTTCCTGAAGGCGCCGGCACCCGAGTCTCCTGGATCATGTCAGGAACCAACAACTTCATCGCCAAGTTCTTCGGAGTGTTGTTTAACTCCGAAAAGATGATTTCAAAGTCGTTCGATCGTGGGCTCGAGCGAATCGCTCAGCTTGTGGAATAG
- a CDS encoding acyl-CoA dehydrogenase family protein: MDFALTQEHELIREMAYKFGQNEVLPGLAERDREHRSDASMLEKMSEGGIMGISIPAKYGGSDTDYVSLGIVCEELERADSTARVVMSVHSGLHSLTLLQWGTEEQKQHWLPDLAKGNRWGAFGLTEPNAGSDAANLRTTATRDGDSYILNGEKTWISLADYAHQFLVITRLTNTDAKAPYAAFIVDRNTPGFSSKALKGKLGVRAGNTGQIFFENMRVDKSCMLGEEGDGFKVAMSALDHGRYTVAAGAVGIITACLDASVKYANERSVGGEVIGKKQLVQQMIASMVRGRDVGRLLYYQVGWMKNQGLRHTRECSMAKWVNCEAAFDSANKAVEIHGAYGFSDEFPVERYFRNSRGAMIYEGTHEIHTLMQAEYELGYRVDRPIARVLPTWPVV; this comes from the coding sequence ATGGACTTTGCCCTGACGCAAGAGCACGAGTTGATTCGTGAGATGGCCTACAAATTCGGACAAAACGAGGTTCTTCCCGGCCTCGCCGAGCGCGACCGTGAGCACCGAAGCGATGCTTCGATGCTCGAGAAGATGTCGGAAGGCGGCATCATGGGCATCTCGATCCCGGCGAAGTACGGCGGGTCGGATACAGATTACGTCTCACTTGGAATTGTTTGTGAGGAGCTTGAACGAGCGGACTCAACGGCTCGCGTTGTGATGTCGGTTCACAGTGGTTTGCACTCCTTGACTCTGCTTCAGTGGGGCACCGAGGAGCAGAAGCAGCACTGGCTGCCGGATCTTGCGAAAGGGAACCGATGGGGGGCGTTTGGACTTACGGAGCCGAATGCTGGTTCTGATGCGGCTAACTTGCGGACTACGGCAACTCGAGACGGCGATTCCTACATTCTCAATGGAGAGAAGACTTGGATCTCGCTGGCAGACTATGCCCACCAGTTTTTGGTCATTACTCGTTTGACGAATACGGACGCGAAGGCTCCGTACGCCGCGTTTATCGTAGATCGGAATACGCCGGGATTTTCTTCGAAAGCTCTGAAAGGGAAGTTGGGAGTTCGGGCAGGGAATACCGGACAGATCTTCTTTGAGAACATGCGGGTCGACAAGTCTTGCATGCTCGGCGAGGAAGGCGATGGGTTTAAAGTCGCGATGTCGGCTTTGGATCATGGTCGGTACACGGTTGCAGCAGGAGCTGTGGGGATCATTACCGCTTGCCTTGATGCTTCGGTGAAGTACGCGAATGAGCGTTCGGTTGGCGGTGAGGTCATCGGCAAGAAGCAGTTGGTTCAGCAAATGATTGCCTCGATGGTTCGGGGTCGAGATGTTGGGCGGTTGCTCTATTACCAAGTTGGTTGGATGAAGAATCAGGGGCTTCGACATACTAGGGAGTGCTCGATGGCGAAGTGGGTGAACTGCGAGGCGGCGTTTGACTCGGCGAATAAGGCGGTTGAGATTCACGGAGCGTACGGCTTCTCGGATGAATTTCCGGTCGAGCGGTATTTTAGGAACTCGCGAGGGGCGATGATCTATGAGGGAACACACGAGATTCACACGCTGATGCAGGCGGAGTATGAGTTGGGATACCGGGTGGATCGTCCGATCGCACGTGTACTTCCGACTTGGCCGGTTGTCTGA
- a CDS encoding helix-hairpin-helix domain-containing protein, with protein MNFDQLTVLPSLLAGGGIASFIWLLLDKGNSGKTATQAFVGDSSEEVARLQAELAGVKEEADKVADLHSYTRQLEAKVQVLEAASAEPGSEEHEMRVKVLEQQLSEKAALEAKLAATQQELSDLKAKFEMHQAMSVPTPVASPVAELKPEPASAPAAVEAPQVVETPKLEEVVSPFAEPVKVEEPSAPVEMEVVHNDNPVPPTAQPMVASGGVATAAQLEPIEDRPALRVEVPTPVAVGDNRDPLEDIDGIGPVYQQKLYEAGIKTFAQLAAASPSRITEVIEPQNWQHIDVMKWRREAALYAAGEKS; from the coding sequence ATGAACTTCGATCAACTAACAGTGTTACCGTCTCTCCTCGCCGGGGGTGGAATTGCATCCTTCATCTGGTTGCTACTTGATAAGGGGAATTCCGGCAAGACCGCAACCCAGGCTTTTGTGGGCGATTCATCCGAGGAGGTCGCTCGACTCCAGGCCGAATTGGCGGGCGTGAAGGAAGAAGCTGACAAAGTCGCCGATCTTCACTCTTACACTCGACAGTTGGAAGCCAAGGTACAGGTTTTAGAAGCAGCCTCTGCGGAGCCAGGAAGCGAAGAGCACGAGATGCGCGTGAAGGTGCTTGAACAGCAGCTGAGCGAAAAGGCTGCACTAGAAGCAAAACTTGCTGCGACTCAACAGGAACTGTCTGATCTCAAAGCCAAGTTTGAAATGCACCAGGCGATGTCAGTTCCGACTCCGGTAGCTTCCCCGGTCGCAGAACTTAAGCCAGAGCCCGCCTCTGCACCGGCTGCAGTAGAAGCTCCACAAGTTGTCGAAACCCCAAAGCTTGAAGAAGTCGTTTCTCCTTTCGCCGAGCCTGTCAAGGTCGAAGAACCTTCAGCTCCGGTTGAAATGGAAGTTGTTCATAACGATAATCCTGTGCCTCCGACCGCTCAGCCGATGGTTGCCTCAGGTGGCGTAGCAACCGCCGCCCAGCTTGAGCCGATTGAGGACCGCCCTGCTTTGCGGGTCGAAGTTCCAACTCCCGTTGCCGTGGGTGATAATCGCGATCCGCTCGAAGACATTGACGGCATCGGTCCTGTGTATCAGCAAAAGCTCTATGAAGCCGGCATTAAAACCTTTGCCCAGCTCGCAGCAGCTTCGCCGAGTCGAATCACCGAGGTGATTGAGCCCCAAAACTGGCAGCACATTGACGTCATGAAGTGGCGCCGAGAAGCCGCTCTGTACGCCGCAGGAGAAAAGTCGTGA